From Cellulomonas fimi ATCC 484, a single genomic window includes:
- a CDS encoding metal-sulfur cluster assembly factor, which yields MSTETNPSTPTTVADVEEAMRDVIDPELGINVVDLGLVYGVVIDQANTAVIDMTLTSAACPLTDVIEDQSAQALDGIVDGFRINWVWMPPWGPEKITDDGRAQMRALGFNI from the coding sequence ATGAGCACCGAGACCAACCCCAGCACCCCGACGACCGTCGCCGACGTCGAGGAGGCCATGCGCGACGTCATCGACCCCGAGCTCGGCATCAACGTCGTGGACCTCGGCCTCGTCTACGGCGTCGTCATCGACCAGGCGAACACTGCGGTCATCGACATGACGCTCACGTCGGCGGCCTGCCCGCTGACCGACGTCATCGAGGACCAGTCCGCGCAGGCGCTCGACGGCATCGTCGACGGGTTCCGCATCAACTGGGTGTGGATGCCGCCGTGGGGCCCGGAGAAGATCACCGACGACGGCCGCGCCCAGATGCGCGCCCTCGGCTTCAACATCTGA
- a CDS encoding PadR family transcriptional regulator — MIDDAVLETHRQELRRGTVVLACLRLLERPGYGYGLLEDLAARGFETDTNTLYPLLRRLEKQGHLTSEWNTDEARPRKFYRTSSTGRALAVALTTDFRAIATAVAGLPEED; from the coding sequence ATGATCGACGACGCGGTCCTCGAGACCCACCGGCAGGAGCTGCGACGCGGCACCGTCGTCCTGGCCTGCCTGCGACTGCTCGAGCGCCCCGGGTACGGCTACGGGCTCCTGGAGGACCTCGCCGCGCGCGGCTTCGAGACCGACACCAACACGCTGTACCCGCTCCTGCGCCGGCTCGAGAAGCAGGGGCATCTCACGAGCGAGTGGAACACCGACGAGGCCCGGCCGCGCAAGTTCTACCGGACCAGCTCCACCGGCCGCGCGCTCGCGGTCGCCCTCACCACCGACTTCCGCGCGATCGCCACGGCCGTCGCCGGCCTGCCCGAGGAGGACTGA
- a CDS encoding GNAT family N-acetyltransferase — protein MLIRPETPADVDAVREVVGTAFGEHADHVLTLLDALRGDRAWVEGLSLVAVDDGAPHGPRGGGRVVGHVLLTRVEIATPRGPVPALTLTPLAVAPDVQNRGTGTALVAAALDAASAAGWPLVLLEGDPRYYGPRGFTAAEPLGLASPSPLIPPGAWQVALLPAHQDWMTGPVTLSAPLLAVNDDPRG, from the coding sequence GTGCTGATCCGACCCGAGACTCCCGCCGACGTCGACGCCGTGCGGGAGGTCGTCGGCACCGCCTTCGGCGAGCACGCCGACCACGTCCTCACCCTGCTCGACGCCCTGCGAGGCGACCGCGCCTGGGTCGAGGGCCTGTCGCTCGTCGCCGTCGACGACGGAGCCCCGCACGGGCCGCGGGGCGGCGGACGCGTCGTCGGGCACGTGCTGCTCACGCGGGTCGAGATCGCCACGCCGCGCGGCCCGGTGCCCGCCCTCACCCTCACGCCGCTCGCCGTCGCCCCCGACGTCCAGAACCGCGGCACCGGCACGGCGCTCGTCGCCGCCGCGCTCGACGCCGCCTCCGCTGCGGGCTGGCCGCTCGTCCTGCTCGAAGGCGACCCGCGCTACTACGGACCCCGTGGCTTCACCGCCGCCGAACCGCTCGGGCTCGCGTCGCCCTCTCCCCTGATCCCGCCCGGCGCGTGGCAGGTCGCGCTCCTGCCGGCCCACCAGGACTGGATGACCGGCCCGGTCACGCTGTCCGCTCCCCTGCTCGCGGTCAACGACGACCCCCGCGGCTAG
- a CDS encoding DinB family protein has protein sequence MTERTDPPLSADEFTTLRTFLDFHRRTLLLKTDGLDAEQLARTHAPSTMTLGGLLKHLALVEDSWFGEVLAGHEPSEPWASVDWDADRDWEWHTAVQDEPDALRALLRDTIARSDAVVDALGGDLDHPAARPHRRTGEPISLRWILVHMIEEYARHNGHADLLREAIDGVTGE, from the coding sequence GTGACCGAGCGCACCGACCCGCCCCTGTCCGCCGACGAGTTCACGACGCTGCGGACGTTCCTCGACTTCCACCGTCGCACGCTGCTGCTCAAGACCGACGGCCTCGACGCCGAGCAGCTCGCGCGGACGCACGCACCGTCGACGATGACGCTCGGGGGGCTGCTCAAGCATCTCGCGCTCGTCGAGGACAGCTGGTTCGGCGAGGTGCTCGCCGGCCACGAGCCGTCCGAGCCGTGGGCGTCCGTCGACTGGGACGCGGACCGCGACTGGGAGTGGCACACCGCCGTGCAGGACGAGCCCGACGCGCTGCGCGCGCTGCTGCGCGACACGATCGCCCGGTCCGACGCGGTCGTCGACGCGCTCGGCGGGGACCTGGACCACCCCGCGGCGCGCCCGCACCGGCGCACGGGCGAGCCGATCAGCCTGCGCTGGATCCTCGTGCACATGATCGAGGAGTACGCCCGCCACAACGGGCACGCCGACCTGCTGCGCGAGGCGATCGACGGCGTCACCGGCGAGTGA
- a CDS encoding permease prefix domain 1-containing protein — MTSTTSRPDTSLSARYVAAATRSVPEQQRDDLAAELRASIDDQVDARVDAGEDPAAAERAVLTALGDPDTLAAGYTERPLHLLGPRYFLPWRRLLTLLLWIVVPVASVGVAIGQALDGATFGAVVGSVVTTALAVVVHLTFWTTLVFVVIERTSALDDALPTWSPDSLPEHDEHTHGLVELVAGLLGLALAAGAVLWDQTRGFPLPTGDGDASFLDPALTPWWTGGLLVLIAAEALLAVAVYARRGWTLPLAAVNATLNLALAVGTTWLVVQERLVNPAFVDALLDVGTSQDAFTVLAVLLVAGILAATTWDTVDAFRKVRRR; from the coding sequence ATGACATCCACCACCAGCCGACCCGACACGAGCCTGTCCGCCCGCTACGTCGCCGCGGCCACGCGCTCCGTCCCCGAGCAGCAGCGCGACGACCTCGCGGCCGAGCTGCGCGCCTCGATCGACGACCAGGTCGACGCGCGCGTCGACGCAGGCGAGGACCCCGCCGCCGCCGAACGTGCTGTGCTCACCGCGCTGGGTGACCCCGACACCCTCGCCGCGGGCTACACCGAACGCCCCCTGCATCTGCTCGGCCCGCGGTACTTCCTCCCGTGGCGCCGCCTGCTCACGCTCCTGCTGTGGATCGTCGTTCCCGTCGCGTCCGTCGGTGTCGCGATCGGGCAGGCGCTCGACGGCGCGACCTTCGGCGCGGTCGTCGGGTCCGTCGTCACCACGGCGCTCGCCGTCGTCGTCCACCTCACGTTCTGGACGACGCTCGTGTTCGTCGTCATCGAGCGCACCTCCGCGCTCGACGACGCGCTCCCCACGTGGAGCCCCGACAGCCTCCCCGAGCACGACGAGCACACCCACGGGCTCGTCGAGCTCGTCGCGGGTCTGCTGGGCCTCGCGCTCGCGGCCGGCGCGGTGCTGTGGGACCAGACCCGCGGCTTCCCGCTGCCGACCGGCGACGGCGACGCGTCGTTCCTCGACCCCGCCCTGACGCCCTGGTGGACCGGCGGGCTCCTGGTGCTCATCGCCGCCGAGGCGCTGCTCGCCGTCGCCGTCTACGCGCGACGCGGATGGACCCTGCCGCTCGCCGCCGTCAACGCGACGCTGAACCTCGCACTCGCGGTCGGGACGACGTGGCTGGTCGTCCAGGAGCGGCTGGTCAACCCGGCGTTCGTCGACGCCCTGCTCGACGTGGGCACCTCGCAGGACGCGTTCACCGTGCTCGCCGTCCTGCTGGTGGCCGGCATCCTGGCCGCGACGACGTGGGACACGGTCGACGCGTTCCGCAAGGTCCGGCGCCGCTGA
- the sufU gene encoding Fe-S cluster assembly sulfur transfer protein SufU — MSTSMEQLYQQVILDHAKFPHGRGLGAPAGAARTGESHQVNPTCGDEVTLQVDVDATGVVRDVRWEGQGCSISQASVSVLHDLVVDHDLTTVDDLAGTFRALMQSKGAGLGDEVEDKLGDAAAFTGVGRYSARVKCALLGWVALNDALIKTGAARTTEDA, encoded by the coding sequence ATGAGCACCTCGATGGAGCAGCTGTACCAGCAGGTCATCCTCGACCACGCCAAGTTCCCGCACGGGCGGGGGCTCGGGGCACCGGCCGGTGCGGCGCGGACGGGGGAGTCGCACCAGGTCAACCCGACCTGCGGCGACGAGGTCACCCTGCAGGTCGACGTCGACGCGACCGGCGTCGTGCGGGACGTGCGCTGGGAGGGACAGGGCTGCAGCATCTCGCAGGCGTCCGTGTCCGTCCTGCACGACCTCGTGGTCGACCACGACCTGACGACCGTCGACGACCTCGCCGGCACGTTCCGGGCCCTCATGCAGTCCAAGGGCGCGGGCCTGGGCGACGAGGTCGAGGACAAGCTCGGCGACGCCGCCGCCTTCACGGGGGTGGGCCGTTACTCGGCGCGCGTGAAGTGCGCGCTGCTCGGCTGGGTCGCCCTGAACGACGCACTCATCAAGACCGGCGCGGCGCGCACCACGGAGGACGCATGA
- a CDS encoding LacI family DNA-binding transcriptional regulator, whose translation MTGRSGRPPTLDEVAERAGVSRSAASRTINNAGNVSPATRRAVERAVRELGYVPNVTAQALARQRVGAVVLAASHDNPDLLGDPFIGQVIVGVTTALENTELDLKLLLCHPDRGHDRVRRMLRRPRADGVMVMALRGDDPLQRMVEESGLPAVFGGRPLHGQPELFVDVDNRGGGRTAAEHLVRLGRRRIATIAGPVDSHAAVARLEGVTDALSVANLDPTLVERADFTRDGGARAMERLLERAPDLDAVTVASDNMAVGALHTLALHGRRVPEDVAVVGYDDLPIAELSHPALTTVQQPIRSLGHEMARVLLALVDGESPSSLLLPTRLVVRETAPQPA comes from the coding sequence ATGACGGGCCGGAGCGGGCGTCCTCCCACCCTCGACGAGGTCGCCGAGCGAGCGGGCGTCTCCCGGTCCGCGGCGTCGCGCACGATCAACAACGCCGGCAACGTCAGCCCGGCGACGCGACGCGCCGTCGAGCGCGCCGTCCGCGAGCTGGGGTACGTCCCGAACGTCACCGCGCAGGCCCTCGCCCGCCAGAGGGTCGGCGCCGTCGTGCTGGCCGCCTCGCACGACAACCCCGACCTGCTCGGCGACCCGTTCATCGGCCAGGTGATCGTCGGGGTCACGACCGCCCTCGAGAACACCGAGCTCGACCTCAAGCTCCTCCTGTGCCACCCCGACCGCGGGCACGACCGCGTGCGGCGCATGCTGCGACGGCCCCGCGCCGACGGCGTCATGGTCATGGCGCTGCGAGGCGACGACCCGCTGCAGCGCATGGTCGAGGAGTCGGGTCTGCCGGCGGTGTTCGGCGGCCGGCCCCTGCACGGCCAGCCCGAGCTGTTCGTCGACGTCGACAACCGGGGCGGTGGCCGCACCGCCGCCGAGCACCTCGTCCGGCTGGGCCGCCGCCGCATCGCGACGATCGCCGGCCCCGTCGACTCGCACGCCGCCGTCGCGCGGCTCGAGGGCGTGACCGACGCGCTGTCCGTCGCGAACCTCGACCCCACGCTCGTGGAGCGGGCCGACTTCACGCGCGACGGCGGTGCGCGCGCGATGGAGCGCCTCCTGGAGCGCGCCCCGGACCTCGACGCCGTCACGGTCGCGTCCGACAACATGGCCGTCGGTGCGCTGCACACCCTCGCGCTGCACGGGCGGCGCGTGCCCGAGGACGTCGCCGTCGTCGGCTACGACGACCTCCCGATCGCCGAGCTGTCGCACCCCGCGCTCACCACCGTCCAGCAGCCGATCCGCTCGCTCGGCCACGAGATGGCGCGCGTCCTCCTGGCCCTCGTCGACGGCGAGTCGCCGAGCTCGCTGCTCCTGCCGACACGCCTCGTGGTCCGCGAGACCGCACCCCAGCCGGCCTAG